A window of Deinococcus ruber contains these coding sequences:
- a CDS encoding gamma carbonic anhydrase family protein has translation MPLYALNDHAPLIDPSAFVAPSADIIGQVQVAAHASVWFGAVLRGDTEPLTVGEGSNVQDGAVLHADPGFPCTLKAGVTVGHRAVVHGATCEEGSLVGMGAILLNGSRLGRGAVLGAGALLPEGREVPDGMLAIGIPARVVGPAAQGDNAAHYVQNAVRFREGLRVLTTEAADAAHTGAAR, from the coding sequence ATGCCGCTGTATGCCCTGAACGACCACGCCCCCCTGATCGATCCTTCTGCTTTCGTGGCTCCCAGCGCCGACATCATCGGACAGGTGCAGGTGGCGGCCCACGCGAGCGTGTGGTTTGGGGCCGTGCTGCGCGGCGATACCGAGCCGCTGACGGTGGGTGAGGGCAGCAATGTCCAGGACGGCGCAGTGCTGCATGCCGATCCCGGCTTTCCCTGCACCCTGAAGGCGGGGGTCACGGTGGGCCACCGCGCCGTCGTCCACGGGGCAACCTGCGAGGAAGGCAGTCTGGTAGGTATGGGGGCGATTCTGCTGAACGGGTCGCGGCTGGGGCGAGGTGCGGTGCTGGGTGCGGGGGCGCTGCTGCCCGAAGGACGTGAGGTGCCAGACGGCATGCTGGCGATTGGTATTCCCGCACGGGTGGTGGGGCCAGCGGCACAGGGCGACAACGCCGCGCACTACGTCCAGAACGCCGTGCGGTTCCGCGAGGGTCTGCGCGTCCTGACCACCGAAGCTGCCGACGCCGCCCACACCGGAGCAGCGCGGTGA
- a CDS encoding NUDIX hydrolase translates to MSQPDTASSTQTVILGAGGVVFGPGGDVLLVRYRSGAWAFPKGHVEAGETLEDTARREVQEEGGVQAEVVAALSPTRYTNDRGEAREIHWFVMHSREGTLNLEDTFSEGGYFAPDIAAQMLRYPEDRRLLQDALTIRS, encoded by the coding sequence ATGTCACAGCCAGATACGGCGAGCAGCACACAAACGGTCATCCTGGGGGCGGGCGGCGTGGTGTTCGGGCCGGGCGGCGACGTGCTGCTGGTGCGCTACCGCAGCGGCGCGTGGGCCTTTCCGAAGGGACACGTCGAGGCGGGCGAAACGCTGGAAGACACGGCCCGCCGTGAGGTGCAGGAGGAGGGCGGCGTTCAGGCCGAGGTGGTGGCGGCGCTGTCTCCTACGCGTTACACCAACGACCGGGGCGAGGCCCGCGAGATTCACTGGTTCGTGATGCACAGCCGCGAGGGCACGCTCAATCTGGAAGACACCTTCAGTGAGGGTGGGTATTTCGCGCCGGATATCGCCGCCCAGATGTTACGCTACCCTGAAGATCGCCGCCTGTTACAAGACGCCCTGACGATCCGTTCCTGA
- a CDS encoding YjgN family protein → MDDVPTRSQSPLPSAAGPLTLSKEPLLPAAPAPLPPTIVTLPLAFTGQPGEFFRIWIVNVLLSVVTLGIYSPWARVRTRQYFYGHTWLDGHAFEYTAQPIALLRGFLLVGGLFVVYSLSQRFEEYQWISYVLAGIFFVTYPWLVYRSLKFNAANTVYRGLSFRFHGGVRAAYVAYFLLLLTVPFTLGLTYPLAVWFQRRYLLENAAYGTARTRWGKDVGPVYLTFLIALGIGIVVVCTLGFLIFGGIALLGVSGGLSGVFQRADSDGAANLQTYVLLGLAAAGYVLMILVYTALWQYIRAALLKYSLQDLYVGDTLRLQATFNPVQLAWIGVSNLLAQIVTLGLLTPWAEVRRTRYLLGGVQVQTIAGLGDFQADANASESALGEAAHEFFNFDLGF, encoded by the coding sequence ATGGACGATGTGCCGACCCGTTCTCAGTCGCCTCTTCCCTCTGCTGCCGGGCCGCTCACGCTCAGCAAAGAGCCGCTGCTGCCTGCCGCGCCCGCCCCGCTGCCCCCGACCATCGTTACCCTGCCGCTGGCGTTCACCGGGCAGCCGGGTGAATTCTTCCGCATCTGGATCGTCAATGTGCTGCTGAGTGTCGTCACGCTCGGCATCTATTCGCCTTGGGCGCGGGTTCGTACCCGGCAGTATTTTTATGGGCATACCTGGCTCGACGGCCACGCTTTCGAGTACACCGCCCAGCCGATAGCGCTGCTGCGCGGGTTTCTGCTGGTGGGGGGGCTGTTCGTGGTGTACTCGCTCAGCCAGCGCTTCGAGGAATACCAGTGGATCAGTTACGTGCTGGCGGGAATATTTTTCGTAACGTACCCGTGGTTGGTCTACCGCTCATTGAAGTTCAATGCCGCGAATACCGTCTACCGGGGTCTGTCGTTCCGCTTTCACGGCGGGGTACGCGCTGCCTACGTCGCCTATTTCCTGCTGCTGCTGACGGTGCCCTTCACGCTGGGCCTGACGTATCCGCTGGCAGTGTGGTTCCAGCGCCGCTACCTGCTGGAAAATGCGGCCTACGGCACCGCCCGCACGCGCTGGGGCAAAGATGTGGGGCCGGTGTACCTCACCTTCCTGATTGCGCTGGGTATCGGGATCGTCGTCGTCTGCACCCTCGGATTCCTGATCTTCGGCGGAATTGCGCTGCTCGGCGTGAGCGGTGGCCTGAGCGGGGTCTTTCAGCGTGCCGACAGCGACGGGGCGGCCAATCTTCAGACGTATGTGCTGCTGGGGCTGGCTGCCGCCGGATACGTCCTGATGATTCTGGTGTATACCGCGCTGTGGCAGTACATCCGGGCGGCACTGCTGAAATACAGTCTGCAAGACCTGTACGTGGGCGACACGCTGCGCCTTCAGGCCACCTTCAACCCGGTGCAGCTGGCGTGGATCGGCGTGTCGAACCTGCTGGCACAGATCGTGACGTTGGGCCTGCTGACCCCCTGGGCCGAGGTGCGGCGCACGCGCTACCTGCTGGGCGGCGTGCAGGTGCAGACCATCGCGGGCCTGGGCGACTTCCAGGCCGACGCGAACGCCAGCGAGTCGGCGCTGGGCGAGGCGGCTCACGAATTCTTCAATTTTGATCTGGGCTTCTGA
- a CDS encoding M48 family metallopeptidase has translation MEASGFLVFSASYFDGLTSRDRRAEVSVQGTDLVISSETLEARYPLSAVGIEPPLGRQRRVLKLPGGARLETDALEAVAALEQRLGRNVGLTRVQRLEARWPIALASLVGLLICGALFVLYGLPAVARLAAAITPPGIMTTLDAETVRAIDGRYLKPTTLSAETQARISAEFRQMALKRGGPYRFRLLFRDGGELVGANAFALPGGSVFLTDELVRLAHDDREILGVLAHEIGHVEHRHAMQQIYQGLGLTLAFSVVAGDVTSAASVAAAIPALLLNSGYSRGAETQADDDAGRWLMQTYGTTAPLQAILKRLIEQDGPETHNRVLDMLASHPGEAQRLTHLRAIEAAGKSSK, from the coding sequence ATGGAGGCGTCCGGTTTTCTGGTCTTCAGCGCCAGCTACTTCGACGGCCTGACCTCGCGTGACCGCCGCGCCGAGGTGAGCGTGCAGGGCACGGATCTGGTGATTTCCTCGGAGACGCTGGAGGCCCGCTATCCGCTGAGCGCGGTGGGCATCGAACCGCCGCTGGGCCGTCAGCGCCGGGTACTGAAGTTGCCGGGCGGCGCACGCCTGGAAACCGACGCGCTGGAAGCGGTGGCAGCCCTGGAACAGCGGCTGGGGCGCAATGTGGGCCTGACCCGCGTGCAGCGCCTGGAAGCCCGCTGGCCGATTGCGCTGGCGTCGCTGGTAGGGCTACTGATCTGCGGGGCACTGTTCGTGCTGTATGGTCTGCCCGCAGTGGCGCGGCTGGCGGCGGCCATCACCCCGCCGGGCATCATGACGACGCTCGACGCCGAGACGGTGCGGGCCATCGACGGGCGGTACCTGAAACCGACCACGCTGAGCGCGGAAACGCAGGCCAGAATTTCCGCCGAATTTCGCCAGATGGCCCTGAAACGCGGCGGGCCGTACCGCTTCCGGCTGCTGTTCCGGGACGGCGGCGAACTGGTGGGGGCCAACGCGTTCGCGCTTCCCGGTGGCAGCGTCTTCCTGACCGATGAACTGGTGCGGCTGGCCCACGACGACCGCGAGATTCTGGGTGTGCTGGCCCACGAGATCGGACACGTCGAGCACCGCCACGCCATGCAGCAGATCTATCAGGGGCTGGGCCTGACACTGGCGTTTTCGGTGGTCGCCGGAGACGTGACGAGCGCGGCGTCGGTGGCAGCTGCCATTCCCGCGCTGCTGCTGAACAGCGGCTACTCACGCGGGGCCGAGACGCAGGCCGACGACGATGCGGGGCGCTGGCTGATGCAGACCTACGGCACCACCGCGCCCCTCCAGGCCATTCTGAAGCGCCTGATCGAGCAGGACGGCCCCGAGACGCACAACCGCGTGCTGGATATGCTGGCGAGCCACCCCGGTGAGGCGCAGCGGCTGACGCACCTGCGGGCCATCGAGGCGGCGGGGAAGAGTTCAAAGTAA
- a CDS encoding HAMP domain-containing sensor histidine kinase, producing the protein MNRRDGRWGHGFSELHHPERFLQKRREKLEKRRRRRTGLRARLTRMFALVAVLAVALSSVLTVGSIFRALSKAEISIGSVQLGSGQTGTSQTGQASSSGTPAPSGSPAATWRARFADPTFRAAGTALGGEIIRSATNAALLSALLAAIVAGIVTRQITRPLVRLTEGAQRLEAGERGVQVQVPPRADELQTLTLTFNALTIRLARQEAWRRGLMADIAHDLRTPLSVLRSEIEAMQDGLSTADEAGLARLHGEVLLLARLVSDLRTLSLAESGALSLHPVRLDVAGTLRAVAASHAGRAAAAGTELGLDAPRPLFIQADADRLTQIFNNLIDNALRYAAPTPPARSHLELSALQENGRAVLRVRDHGPGFQPGDLSRAFERFYRADASRTRHPQHGQSSGLGLAIARALVEAQGGSIEARNHPQGGAEFMLSFPLV; encoded by the coding sequence ATGAACAGAAGGGACGGGCGCTGGGGCCACGGCTTCAGCGAGTTGCATCACCCTGAGCGCTTTTTGCAGAAGCGCCGCGAAAAACTGGAGAAACGGCGCAGACGGCGAACTGGCCTGCGTGCCCGCCTGACCCGCATGTTTGCACTGGTGGCGGTGCTGGCAGTGGCGCTCAGCTCCGTTCTGACGGTGGGATCGATCTTCCGGGCACTGTCGAAGGCCGAGATCAGTATCGGGTCGGTGCAGCTCGGATCGGGACAGACCGGTACGAGCCAGACGGGACAGGCGAGCAGTTCTGGCACCCCAGCGCCGTCTGGTTCGCCCGCTGCCACCTGGCGGGCGCGGTTTGCCGATCCGACGTTCCGGGCGGCTGGCACGGCGCTGGGCGGCGAGATCATCCGGAGTGCGACCAATGCCGCCCTGTTAAGTGCGCTGCTGGCGGCCATCGTGGCAGGCATCGTGACCCGGCAGATCACCCGCCCGCTGGTGCGCCTGACCGAAGGAGCGCAGCGGCTGGAAGCGGGGGAACGCGGCGTGCAGGTGCAGGTGCCGCCCCGCGCCGACGAATTGCAGACCCTCACGCTCACCTTCAACGCCCTGACCATCCGGCTGGCACGGCAGGAAGCGTGGCGGCGCGGTCTGATGGCCGATATCGCCCACGACCTGCGAACACCGCTGAGCGTGCTGAGAAGCGAGATCGAGGCGATGCAGGACGGCCTGAGTACCGCCGATGAGGCCGGACTGGCGCGGCTGCACGGCGAGGTGCTGCTGCTGGCGCGGCTGGTCAGCGACCTGCGAACGCTGTCTCTGGCAGAAAGCGGGGCGCTCAGCCTGCATCCGGTGCGGCTGGACGTGGCGGGTACGCTGCGGGCCGTTGCCGCGTCGCACGCGGGCCGCGCCGCCGCCGCTGGCACCGAACTGGGCCTCGACGCCCCGCGCCCGCTGTTCATTCAGGCCGACGCAGACCGCCTGACCCAGATCTTCAACAATCTGATCGACAACGCGCTGCGCTACGCCGCTCCCACACCCCCTGCCCGCAGCCACCTGGAACTGAGCGCCCTCCAGGAGAACGGGCGAGCAGTGCTGCGGGTGCGCGATCACGGCCCCGGATTTCAGCCGGGCGACCTGTCGCGGGCCTTCGAGCGCTTCTACCGGGCCGACGCCAGCCGCACCCGCCACCCGCAGCACGGCCAGAGCAGCGGTCTGGGGCTGGCGATTGCGCGGGCGCTGGTGGAAGCGCAGGGCGGCAGCATCGAGGCCCGCAACCATCCACAGGGCGGCGCAGAATTCATGCTGAGCTTTCCGCTGGTGTAA
- a CDS encoding response regulator transcription factor gives MSVTILIVEDEARLADILEQYLRREGYHTERAASGTRALELWRAARPALILLDLMLPGMDGLEVARRVRAESELPIIMLTARDEEVDRLVGLGIGADDYVVKPYSPREVVARVRAVLRRAQGSATVQGVLTVGDLSLDLAAFEARCKGELLDLTAAELRLLAALAREEGHVRSRTELLAALGGLERGTDERAVDAHVKNLRRKLGDCGQQLETVRGVGYRLRA, from the coding sequence ATGTCCGTCACCATCCTGATCGTCGAAGACGAAGCCCGCCTGGCCGATATTCTGGAACAGTACCTGCGGCGCGAGGGCTATCACACCGAACGCGCCGCCAGCGGAACCCGTGCGCTGGAACTGTGGCGAGCGGCGCGTCCGGCGCTGATTCTGCTCGACCTGATGCTGCCGGGCATGGACGGTCTGGAGGTGGCGCGGCGGGTGCGGGCCGAGTCGGAGTTACCGATCATCATGCTGACTGCCCGAGATGAAGAGGTCGACCGACTGGTGGGCCTGGGCATCGGGGCCGACGACTACGTGGTCAAGCCGTACAGCCCGCGTGAGGTGGTGGCGCGGGTGCGGGCGGTGTTGCGCCGCGCTCAGGGCAGCGCCACGGTACAGGGCGTGCTGACGGTGGGCGATCTGAGCCTCGATCTGGCGGCCTTCGAGGCCCGCTGCAAGGGAGAGCTGCTCGACCTGACCGCCGCCGAACTGCGCCTGCTGGCCGCCCTGGCCCGCGAGGAAGGCCATGTTCGCAGCCGCACCGAACTGCTGGCGGCGCTGGGCGGCCTGGAGCGCGGCACCGACGAGCGGGCGGTAGACGCCCACGTGAAAAACCTGCGCCGCAAGTTGGGCGACTGTGGGCAGCAGCTCGAAACGGTGCGCGGCGTGGGCTACCGCCTGCGGGCATGA